The following proteins are co-located in the Telopea speciosissima isolate NSW1024214 ecotype Mountain lineage chromosome 9, Tspe_v1, whole genome shotgun sequence genome:
- the LOC122638658 gene encoding uncharacterized protein LOC122638658: protein MCSNRVFKFSTEKESFPFLFSVVGEEWPESFYSTDSGHRRYTDDTGDETEQDDNANSVQESQVFWETQHQLLDEIFSGTSSTESTILQATEEAIRKSQMAGNVCVCWRYIDTAGGCLNCLRRDVSGHLRSEGFDCAICVSMWSSSSEIPSGMHSYLDVVDKSEEEEEVRVVIELNFRAEFEMARASNEYKRLINRIPEIFVGKEERLSSLVEILCLATKKCMKENKMHMGPWRKHKYMQAKWFGTCEVEDTIATSSATQTSYGLRVNI from the exons ATGTGTAGCAATCGTGTGTTCAAATTTTCCACCGAAAAAGAaagttttccctttttattttctgttgtaGGAGAAGAGTGGCCGGAATCATTCTACAGTACCGATTCTGGCCACCGCAGGTACACTGATGACACCGGCGATGAAACAGAACAAGATGACAACGCTAACAGCGTTCAAGAAAGCCAAGTTTTCTGGGAGACTCAACACCAACTTCTAGAT GAAATATTTTCAGGGACTAGTTCTACCGAATCAACAATCCTACAAGCCACTGAAGAAGCTATAAGAAAATCTCAGATGGCAGGGAACGTTTGTGTCTGCTGGCGTTACATCGACACCGCCGGTGGTTGCCTGAATTGCTTGCGGAGAGACGTCTCCGGTCATCTTCGGAGTGAAGGTTTCGATTGTGCCATTTGCGTATCTATGTGGAGTAGTTCATCAGAGATCCCATCTG GAATGCATAGCTATCTTGATGTGGTGGATAAGtctgaggaggaagaggaggtgagGGTGGTGATCGAGTTGAATTTCCGAGCTGAGTTTGAGATGGCAAGAGCTAGTAATGAATACAAGAGACTAATCAACCGGATTCCTGAAATTTTTGTGGGAAAGGAGGAGAGGCTAAGTAGTCTGGTGGAGATACTGTGTTTGGCAACTAAGAAATGCATGAAGGAAAATAAGATGCATATGGGTCCATGGAGAAAACATAAGTATATGCAGGCCAAGTGGTTTGGCACCTGTGAGGTAGAGGACACCATAGCCACCTCCTCTGCCACTCAAACCTCCTATGGCCTCCGTGTTAACATTTGA